Part of the Anoplopoma fimbria isolate UVic2021 breed Golden Eagle Sablefish chromosome 4, Afim_UVic_2022, whole genome shotgun sequence genome, ACATCAGgttacagtgtgtctgtgttgccATTCATTAAAATGTCCCATCATGTGTCACTCGGTCATAGCTGATGTCAGCCTGTCGTTCCTGCAGTGACGTTAACGCGTTCAAAGGTCATAGTAGCTGCAGGTTTGCCAGCAATAACAGTAATCCTAGGTACAGTTAACTTTCGCCAGTACACCGTAACTGCGACGAATCCTGCGTTGgaactgataaaaaaatatatatatacagtagcagtcaaaagtttggacacaccttctcattcaatggtttttctttatttttaatttttttctacattgtagattaatattgaagacatccaaactatgaaggaacacatatggaattatgtggtaaacaaacaaatgctcaacaaaccagaatatgttttatattttttatatattcttgaatgagaaggtgtgaacaaacttttgactggtactgtatgcgcTGAATAATATGAAGAATGTGGAAACAGTATAGAAACACATGATGTACGATGTGATGTTATGGAACGTTTGCGTCACATGTATTAtctttaaagagagaaaaagtctgTATAACTGCACACTTCCCATACAGAAATAATAGTATTCTTGCAGTTCTAGTATTCTAGTGTTTGTTGTTAGtggaagaacaaaaacaaccacatcCTTCTTTCAGCAGTGATTTACTATGCAAATGCATTAGCCCCAGTGTGCTGTGTTGTAATGAAATCCAAATGATGAAGTCGCTCTAATACACTTTGAATGCGTAAGTGAGATATCTGTGCTGTAAAGAGGAATCTGTCCGTCTCCTCCAGGTGCTGGCCACCCGATGAAGCCTCACCGTTTGTCTCTGACTCACAGTCTGGTGTTGCACTATGGACTCTACAAGAAAATGATGGTGAGCGGCACAGAGAGACCTCAGTGTCACGGGTTCAGAGCCTGCAGATGCTTCACTCGCTGAAATAACAGTTTCTGTTAAAACACCAAAATCCTGAGAATAGCTAACACAGAATGTCATACTGTACTTTTTCAATTTTCCTTTTGTTCATCAGGTGTTCAAGCCATACAAAGCGTCTCAGCACGACATGTGTCGGTTCCACTCTGAAGACTACATAGACTTCCTGCAGAAGGTCAGCCCCAATAACATGCAGGGCTTCACCAAGAGCCTCAACACGTTCAACGTGGGAGACGACTGGTGAGTTTTACTCTTTTTCATAGAAACACCATAGTTTTAGAAAGTTCTTGTGGCTAAAATTCACACTATTGCAATTCATTGATATCAGATCATCTATAACTTTTATTAGAGGACGGACTAAACCATAACTAAAATAtgttgtgcctgtgtgttttgttgtcagcCCTGTGTTTCCAGGTCTTTTTGAGTTTTGCTCCAGATACACAGGAGCCTCCTTACAGGGAGCCACACAGCTCAACCACAAGGTGAGACACGCATGCCATCGCACAACTCAAGTCAGTACTGCGTCAGTGGAAACCAACGCTCTGTGCCATTTAAGCAGTTCCCTTGTAACAAGCAGCACAGCAACGGCTTTAGAAGAGTTCTTGTGTAAATTTCAGATGAATATGTGTGTAGCAGATGATGCCTTAATCAATGGACACCACTCTTTGTTGAAATGAAACGACTGCAGAGCTACCGGTAGACGGCGACACGGAGTGAATGTTGATCTTGTAAACTTTAATTGAGAGGGATTCTGCTTCATATTCCAGATCTGTGACATTGCCATCAACTGGGCCGGAGGTTTGCATCACGCCAAGAAATTTGAGGTGAGAAGAAAGCGCTgtatattgttttcattaattcaCATTTAGATGTGAATGGTTAAAGGACTCAAATCATTTTCTGTGTTCTGCAGGCATCTGGGTTTTGTTACGTCAACGACATCGTCATCAGTATTCTGGAGCTACTAAAGTAAGAGACGTCTCTCCTCTGAAGAACTTTCATCAGCTGTTTgctgtgtctgtttctctctttacaactgtgtgtgtgtgtgtgtgtgtgtgtgtgtgtgtgtgtgtgtgtgtgtgtgtgtgtgtgtgtgtgttacagataCCACCCTAGGGTTCTGTACATCGACATAGACATTCACCATGGCGACGGCGTACAGGAAGCCTTTTACCTGACCGACCGCGTCATGACTGTGTCCTTCCACAAATACGGGAACTACTTTTTCCCGGGAACAGGTACGATTCGCTCCAAGCACTCAACACAAGTTTGGAAGGTGTTTACAGCCTGGACATTTCTGAACGTCTTCTGAAAGTGACACTCGACTGCATGGcagtttaactttttgtttgtaatcgctgcacagaaaaacaactgatttatttgttcatacattctttttttgaaTGTAAGACATGTACAGCTAAGACAATGAATGGAAAACTATGCAATAGGGAAATATTTGATGTGCACGTTTTGCTTATTGAATAAGACAAACTATGTTATCTGAGCTGCTTCAATATGCAGGAATCGTTAAATTTAATAcctcataaaaagtcatagaatagtatttcataaaaagtcgtagtatttcataaaaagtcgtagtatttcatataaagtcgtagtatagtttTTCATAAAAGGTTATAATAgtcaaaaagtcacagtatagtatgtattaaatcattcaaacatttacattttgtcacTGTGTAGTCTctgtataggtgtgtgtgtgttgataccgtatgtgtgttttctgcaggtGACATGTATGAGGTGGGAGCAGAGAGCGGGCGGTACTACTGCCTCAACGTTCCTCTCAGAGACGGCATCGATGACCAGAGTGAGTTCACTTCCTGCACAGTTTTAATTATTGTAACGTAACAACTATTGtctaaaacaacaaagagacagtAGCTCTGAAGATTCATACTGCTGTGAGCTTCAACAgcaaacatctgtgtgtgtgtgtttgtgtgtgtgtgtgtgtgtgtgtgtgtgtgtgtgtgtgtgtgtgtgtgtgtgtgtgtgtgtgtgtgtgtgtgtgtgtgtgtgtgtgtgtgtttgtttgtgtgtgttacaggCTACCGGCAGCTGTTCCAGCCAGTTATCAAACAGGTGGTGGATTTCTACCAGCCGACCTGCATCGTTCTACAGGTATGTTCGTCACTATTCTCGTCTCGGCTACGTGTGTTGTAGATCATTTAGAAGTGAACTCGTCACGTTATCAGACGTTAAGGCTGCACGTTGACCGTATGAGGAGCGACGTATATGACGCCTGTGTGTTCTTCTCCATCCCAGTGCGGAGCAGATTCTCTGGGCTGCGACAGACTGGGCTGCTTCAACCTCAGTATACGAGGACACGGGTGAGACTCACTTGTGTTAAATCACCGTTCCCTAGTTAAAGTTAAATGTCAGTGGCCTGTTACACAAAGCGAAAGTAAAAGGAGATGTACCGCTGACGTACCTGTGGAGGTAAACTGGTTTAAAGCGACGGACATAAAGTGATTTTCAACAAGATGAAATATGGCAATATTGTATAAACGGGCTTCCCACAAGGATATGAAGCTCAAACATGAGtcattcctctcttcttctctctcttattAATAACAGTGTGACATGGGTTGTCTTTGTAAACACTGACTTGTTTTGACACTTTTATTTACAGTGTATACACAGCGCCAACACACTGCAATTAGGTCATGTTTAGAGTTTAACGTAGCCATAACAATAGGCATTTTTCTtaacttttgtatttgtgtgtgctttgCTTTCCGTCGTTCAGTGACTGTGTGGAGTTTGTGAAGAGTTTTAAGATTCCTCTGTTGGtcctgggaggaggaggatacaCTGTGAGGAATGTGGCTCGCTGCTGGTAAGTTTCCTACAAAAACATGTGAAGGTTACGTGTTCATGTTATGggctgtgttgttttaaaataatgtcttgttttgtcccgCCCCGTAGGACCTTTGAGACCTCTCTGTTACTGGATGAATCCATCAGCGATGAGCTGCCTTATAGCGGTGAGTTGtgctttgacatactatactgtagGCGTTCAGATATTCTGATTATTCGCCTACGAAGCACctcattgtctttttgttttgttgttggtcAAAATGGCTTCAATATcagactgttgtgttttttgtggagTAGAGCTTATTGTTGAGCATTTTTTGCAGAGTATTTTGAGTACTTTGCTCCAGACTTCACGCTGCATCCCGATGTGAGCACCCGGATAGAAAACCAGAACTCCAGACAGGTGAGACGTCGTCCCACACCAAAGCATACTCGTTTCGAGATGCATCACCGGGCGCCTCGACAATTTACAGTAGTTTGATGCGGACacaaagataatatatatatatgtatatatatatgtttggatGTAGTACCTGGAGCAGATCCGTCAGACGGTGTTTGAGAACCTGAAGATGCTGAACCACGCGCCCAGCGTCCAGATCCACGACGTTCCCTCCGACATGCTGAGCTACGAGCGCACCGACGAGCCCGACCCCGACGAGAGGGGGGGCGAGGAGAGCTACACCAGGTCAGTACGCCTGAAGGGGGCTAAGATGAGTGCAACACATGTTCGATTAAAGATCAATCCGACCGCATTAACGTTTCCTAACGGGCTGTCCTTAATGTCGCTCTCTCAGGCCGGAGGCAGCCAACGAATTCTACGACGGCGACCACGACAACGACAAAGAGAGCGACGTGGAAATTTGACCCGTGAGGACGAAAGgagcagagcttttttttttcctcacagccTTCTGTTTCGTTTTCTCCAAACATCACATCGTCATTGCAGACTGAACAGAAACTTTACTGGAAAGACTGAAAGACTCCCAAGCTCCTTTCTTTCTACTCATTAGGTTCTCTTTCTTAAATCAGCCTCCATCCACGATGACGTCAGGGGCGTTCCTACTCATCACAACAGTAACGTGATGTTTGCCCCTTGTATATAATGTCCCTGAGCACACCTTCATTATAGCGGTATTCCCATTTCTATGTGGGTCAGTCAGATATTGTAACAGACAGGGTGAGGCCAAA contains:
- the hdac3 gene encoding histone deacetylase 3 isoform X1; amino-acid sequence: MNNRTSYFYDPDVGNFHYGAGHPMKPHRLSLTHSLVLHYGLYKKMMVFKPYKASQHDMCRFHSEDYIDFLQKVSPNNMQGFTKSLNTFNVGDDCPVFPGLFEFCSRYTGASLQGATQLNHKICDIAINWAGGLHHAKKFEASGFCYVNDIVISILELLKYHPRVLYIDIDIHHGDGVQEAFYLTDRVMTVSFHKYGNYFFPGTGDMYEVGAESGRYYCLNVPLRDGIDDQSYRQLFQPVIKQVVDFYQPTCIVLQCGADSLGCDRLGCFNLSIRGHGDCVEFVKSFKIPLLVLGGGGYTVRNVARCWTFETSLLLDESISDELPYSEYFEYFAPDFTLHPDVSTRIENQNSRQYLEQIRQTVFENLKMLNHAPSVQIHDVPSDMLSYERTDEPDPDERGGEESYTRPEAANEFYDGDHDNDKESDVEI
- the hdac3 gene encoding histone deacetylase 3 isoform X2 → MKPHRLSLTHSLVLHYGLYKKMMVFKPYKASQHDMCRFHSEDYIDFLQKVSPNNMQGFTKSLNTFNVGDDCPVFPGLFEFCSRYTGASLQGATQLNHKICDIAINWAGGLHHAKKFEASGFCYVNDIVISILELLKYHPRVLYIDIDIHHGDGVQEAFYLTDRVMTVSFHKYGNYFFPGTGDMYEVGAESGRYYCLNVPLRDGIDDQSYRQLFQPVIKQVVDFYQPTCIVLQCGADSLGCDRLGCFNLSIRGHGDCVEFVKSFKIPLLVLGGGGYTVRNVARCWTFETSLLLDESISDELPYSEYFEYFAPDFTLHPDVSTRIENQNSRQYLEQIRQTVFENLKMLNHAPSVQIHDVPSDMLSYERTDEPDPDERGGEESYTRPEAANEFYDGDHDNDKESDVEI